One Nicotiana tomentosiformis chromosome 1, ASM39032v3, whole genome shotgun sequence genomic window, GCCTCATTGATGATATTAGGGAAGGAGGGGTGGCTAGTCCACATTGATTCAAACCTAAAGGTTCTGTTAGAATTATTGAAAAAAACaccctttagcattatttgaatAGGGCAGTGATCTGAGTGTGTCCTAGGGAGATGATTAACAGTAGCCTCAGGGTACTGAGAAATCCAACAATCGTTAGCAAATCACCTATCTATCCTTTCTAATATTAGACTACTCCTATTTTTGTATCTTTTGTTGGTCCAGGTGAATTTACTGCCTTTGTAACCTAAGTCAACTAGTTTGCATTCATTAAGGCAGTTCCAAAATAGGTTGGTACGACTTGAGTTAATGGGGTTACCACCAAATTTATCCCTAGATTTTAAGACTTCATTGAAGTCTCCACCTACAAACCAGTTCCTAGTATTGCTTTTAGAGATAGTAACCAGACTTTCCCATAATAATTTTCTATCAGCTAATACGTTGCTAGCATAAATGACTGAAAATAACCTAGGAGTGTGGTATGGGAGTACCCTCACCATGGCATGGATGCCCTGAGGGTTAGTAGATACCTCATCAACAGTGACACAGTCCTCCTTCCGCATCATAACTATTCCACTAGACAAGCCTACTGCCGGAGATTGGATAAGCATATCAAAGTGTAGTTCCTTCGTCAGCTTTTTATGATCAACCATCTTAGTTTCTAACATAACAAGCAGTGCTGGCTAGTGAAGCTGAACCATGTCGAGGCAGTGTCTCCTGAACTCCGCGTTGTTTCCACCCTAACATTCCATATGATGTAGTTCATCAAGGGTGGTTAGCGGTTGGGGGACTGGTTTCTGTGAGGCTTCTCCATTCCCTGAGGAGACCTCATTGGTTTCTTTTGGTTCCTTTTCTTCATGCTTAGGACTGGGGTCAGATTGAGGAGTGATTTGATCACACCCTGGGTGTGGTGAGAGACCAGGCTCAGACTACACTTGGTCGTGGCTATGGGACACAATATCACAAGCACTTCGCTACTCTCTACACTAAGCTCGATTGCTATGACTGAGTCTAGTAGGAGAGAGTCTCTACGTAGAGGCTGTTGGCTGTTCCTTCCATTTTCGGTGGGCTTTTCCTTTTCAGAAGCTCTAGGGATTTGTCGATCTCCCTTGTGATGTTTCCCAGTGGTGGGGACTGGTTCTTCTCTACTGGAGCAGAAGGTGATGGAGTTTGATGGGATTGGGGCTCGATAGTCACAAACACTGGAGACGTTGCTGGGTCCTCCATTCCCGAGTCTGGGAAGAAGGGGATTGACTGGAACGCTTGGGAGATGAGGGTGTTGAGCATTGGTGGGTCCAGACTGAGTTGCATGTTGCCATTGCTTGTCATCGCTTTCCATAGGCTTGGGCCAAAGGTTGCCAAGACCCTGTTTAGGGCATCCACCGTTACCCTCGCCCGATGCGCAGGGTTTTGGATGATttcctttctttatttctttagTAAGTCGATGAATATACAAGTAGTATCCAGTATTGGTGAGATCAAATTGTGATGCAATAAATACAAATCTTAACTGGCAAAATTATAAGGTTACAATCTGCATGCAAATCTAACAAAAGTTACAAAGAACTCTGTTATGAACTCAACTCAACGCATACAGGAAACAATTCCTTGATTAAACTTCCATAAACTAATTACAATGGAAATGCAAATGATAGGGTCATAAACTAAGGAAATAGTAACAGAAAGAAAAATAGGGTGAGAGGCAGAGTCACACAGAGAAATAGACAAGGgaaagagagactagagagggGAAGTTCTAACAATATTCAGCGTACTCTACTACTGGTGCTATTTTCCTATTTAACTATTCATTATAATGTACCCGACCCATCAGCCCAGATCCCAGATATAATCCAAAAGCCTTTGTGGTGATCTTTTAGTTCTTCTGCTTCTCCTAGCTGGCCTAATTCTTGCATCTTCGGACATCCCAATATCCTCTTTAAGCCCAAATTTCTCATCCATCATGACATTACCCCCATCCTCAATAAGAACCTTGTCATCAAGGTTCGAGTAGAGCAACATTGATATCATAGTGGTGAGCTTATGAAGAGTCAAATAGGAAGCAAGATCTCCTTCATGATCTTGTAGTGGATTGCAGACAACTCCAATTGTTACCTTCCCTTTAACCTTGGCAGCCTCACCCCAAGAAATGTAGGCCAATTCTTTGCAAGGGTTAAACAAATAGATCTTCAAACCATCAACTCCAAGATCCTAGATTGATCTCATAGTATAGAAGTACGTCATAATATGACCAGAGATTATTAGAGCAACAATTGCTCTAAGGCCAAACAAGGAATAGAATCTTTTAGCTTCGTTAATCGTAGAAACGAGAAGATTTTCTTTATCTCCCTCACTATATGGGTTGGTGCACTATATCATAAGAACTTTGTAGTTGGTATCTTCAAAAGAACCTTGTAAGAACATTATTAACTTGTCTTGGAATGGTATAGAAAAGTCATCATCATGAATGGATAAAACCACCCTTTGTGGTGTAATGTTTCCTTGATAGATTTGTGCATCCCACATCTTTATTTTCTGCCCAGTTTTATCAGCTTGTTCGATATTCTTATATCCAATCATATCCACAAGCAGTAGCCACCCTTCCCCTGTTGGAACTACAATTATTACGTTAATGATTTTACAACCATTCAGCTTATCTAAAACAAGATTGAGTTCACTTGCTCCACTCTATTCACATGACCTTATAAATAAAGGGTCCTTGTTGCCAATCTCTACAAATGCCTGTTGGATTTCCCCATGTGGTAGAATATCAATCGAAATGTAACTTTGCATTGTGAACCATGTAGTAAGTATTTGGATGTACTCATAAGCACAGTTCCACCCCGAATCATCAAGTCCTTCATAGATGTAATAGTGGTATGCATAAGAACCTCGAACCAGAGAAGCCATACCTCCAAAAACAGAAATATCACTGAAAGTTTCATCTAAAGCTACAATTACACTAGTATCTGTTGGGTCGCTGAATTTACTAGAAACGACTTCAAATCGAAGAACTAGAATAACGACATCGAAAATAACAAGTCCACTTGCAAGTTGTAAAATAACATTTGTGACACCAAATGGAGAATTCACATCCATGTTTATAATAGTGCAACCCACCTTTTTCCTTGTGCCAATAAGGAATTGGACAGTAGAGGGACAATTACTATCCAACACAAGACCGAACTTGATAATAGCCCAAAAAGTGATGTTGCATACACGTATCTGCATAAGTTTCCTAAGAATTTCAACAGTAATGGAATGCTTAGCATAATAACCACCCATAACATTTTTTATGAAAACACTTTTACCCGCACAGTTTGTATCCACCCAATTGTATGCACCAACAGTATTTCACATCTGAAGTTTCAAGGGTGTAATGCAAGAATTCCACAAGGTTGACGTTATTAACTTATCAAGACCCAAGTCGCTCGAAGCAGAATAAATAGCACAATTTCTTGTAACTCTAAGAAATATGGTAAGCAAACTAGAGCCAGGATCAAATGGGAACTCAAATCCGAATTGATCAAGTGTAAATTGATGCAAGGATAAGATAAGTCTAGTATGATCGAGTCCACTTAAGTAATCAAATGTACCTTTGTCGTGACGTTAAGCGTGACTGCGAGCAGAAAGCACAAAAGGCAGTGCTAGTTGATCGTCAATTATGACATGGTCACTGTAATCGCACTTTACTGCAGAAATTGTTTGAaatattttgtcaaacacctGGGTTTCAGGTTTAGGCTGAATCATTCTTCACTGAATCTTCAACTTTCATGTCAATTTTTCAATTGGGTATTTCAGCAAATACCTTGCAGGCATAGCTTTCTGAATTTTTCTCCTCGTCATTTTTAGTTTACACCATCTCAATAAGTAATTCGGAATCATCCGCAGGGCTGGAACGTCCATTATACAAATCAGAGTCAACCTCTGTTGTTGATATATCCTCTGGTGCACAATTATGGTCCAAAGACACAACCACATCCCGATGTACAGAAGTTTCGGGGATCGTCTTGGAAGAGGCAGAATGCTTGTTCTTAATGTTGTCGAGAATTCTCAGCATACGATTGTTATTGTCCATCATTGCCATCATCAATCCCTGGATGGCGTCGAGGTGATAGTTGATAATAGTAGAAGAGTAGAGATCCATAAAGTCCAAATCAATGAAAGCACCAATGTTATGAACTCAATTCAACACATACAGGAAACGATTCCTTGATTAAACTTCCATAAACTAATTACAATGGAAATGCAAAGGATAGGGTCATAAACAAAGGAAATAGTAACAGAAAGAAAGATAGGGTGAGAGGCAGAGTCACGGAGAGAAATAGACGAGGGACAGAGAGACTAGAGAGGGGAAGTTCTAACAATATTCAGCGTACTCTACTACTGGTGCTATTTTCCTATTTAACTATTTATTACAATGCACCCGACCCGTCAGCCCGGATCCCAGATATAGCCCAAAAGCCTTTGTGGTGATCTTTTAGTTCTTCTGCTTCTCCTAGTTGGCCCATTCTTGCATCTTCGGACAGCCCAATATCCTCTTTGAGCCCAAATTCCTCATCCATCATGACAAACTCTCAGCGAGTAACTAAGCATATATGTTCTAGACTGAACGAACAAGCTATTTAAAGGACATTCTAGCGCCACTGATCATTGTTTCTTTGTTACCCAAGCAACCAAATTTATGGATATATAAACTGAAGATAAGTGCAAATGTAGAATACGAAATTCAAATCTAAAACACGAATGTAGCTGTCTCTGGACTCTGGTTATGGGCAAGCACGGTTAATACGGATTACGGAGTACGTGTTAAATTAAAGGTTCAAAGGCAAACCAATGAAAATTTGATCATTAGGATTATACGACATGTAAACAATATATGCCATAATTATTCGTAATCAAATTATTCTttccataaaaaaaatatttgcatCCTATCTTGGAAATCAAATTCATCTAaaacatgtatatatatacaaattcaAATTCGACCaattaaaagaaataaaagaaagaattaaaGTTCTCCGATCGATACAAATTAAACCTAATTGTAACTACTAGGATAAACGGGAATACCCGTCACAACCCCACCAGAAGCATTACTTCCCATAGCCACCGGAGCTGCCGTCCACTGCTGCGAATAAGCAGTGGCACAACCGGTACTACTGTACGGCTGTACATTCTTGACCTTGACGGAGAAATTGATAATCCCGTTCTTCTCACCCTTTTCATCCCTAAGCCTATAACTCAACAAGTGCAGATAATTTTCCGGCAAGTATCCACCAATGAAATCCGACGTCGGAACTCTTGCAATTCCAATT contains:
- the LOC104117143 gene encoding BON1-associated protein 2 produces the protein MKPLSRALEITVISGENLRESRTQWVKKNVFVNIKTESSSNIQTTRMDKEGGSFPVWNEKLIVDMPMHARYLTVEVQCKTSSGIKTIGIARVPTSDFIGGYLPENYLHLLSYRLRDEKGEKNGIINFSVKVKNVQPYSSTGCATAYSQQWTAAPVAMGSNASGGVVTGIPVYPSSYN